From the Leptolyngbya sp. O-77 genome, one window contains:
- a CDS encoding T9SS type A sorting domain-containing protein: MSRQVFDTEANNVTSTAVNVGKIDITSQQGGAFVRDGLLSGTDVVDFYKIEIDRPTQLNSTFTVKSGALFGNFQLLNSAGQVLQTKTLGGSLTNTSIFMSNLPAGTYFLKVNQERNTEARYDLSMLGAPVSGAELRVAMISVAAVDKFDPLPFDSADFKITMDIEGDTNPRQIIRSVTSPVFDNRDNVPNPLTVQAPVPISDRFINVSIGVVDTNNLFFPDKRADINPSVSDSIVRFKYDTLTHTIFDDSLDGRGGRVRDKILGRINEIIVSRGDGRAGISRLDRAEVRYFAAYRAFTSLSALALQSAPARIGNDRNNTLIGSSANGILDGGKGHDELSGMGGNDALCGGAGNDTLWGGRGNDTLWGGKGKDTYYGGAGRDTFVLDFEKGVDVIKDFRAGVDKIGLSSGMMYELLDIKREGKHSGIYVGQQKLGVVENTRPRELKADSFVHMSFATVQDILTPYVTG; encoded by the coding sequence ATGTCACGACAGGTTTTTGATACGGAAGCCAACAACGTTACGTCAACTGCGGTAAACGTTGGAAAAATCGACATCACCAGTCAGCAAGGTGGCGCATTTGTAAGAGACGGCTTACTCTCTGGCACAGACGTAGTGGACTTTTACAAAATTGAGATCGATCGCCCGACTCAACTCAATAGCACCTTTACGGTTAAGTCTGGTGCTCTGTTCGGCAACTTTCAATTGCTTAACTCTGCGGGGCAGGTTTTACAAACTAAAACCTTGGGAGGTAGCTTGACAAACACATCCATTTTCATGAGCAACTTACCCGCTGGAACTTACTTCTTGAAAGTTAACCAGGAGCGGAACACAGAAGCTCGGTATGACCTGAGTATGTTAGGTGCGCCTGTATCGGGCGCAGAACTGCGCGTGGCAATGATCTCCGTAGCAGCAGTGGACAAATTTGATCCGCTGCCGTTCGACAGTGCAGACTTTAAGATCACGATGGATATAGAGGGAGACACCAACCCCAGACAGATTATCCGGAGCGTAACTAGCCCAGTTTTCGACAATAGAGATAACGTGCCCAACCCCCTTACTGTGCAGGCACCTGTTCCTATATCCGATCGATTTATCAATGTCTCAATTGGTGTAGTGGATACCAATAATCTGTTTTTCCCAGATAAACGTGCGGATATCAATCCCTCGGTGTCCGATTCTATCGTGCGATTCAAGTATGACACGCTGACCCATACGATTTTTGATGATAGTCTCGATGGTCGCGGCGGGCGTGTCAGAGATAAGATTCTAGGTCGGATTAACGAGATAATCGTCAGTCGGGGAGATGGAAGGGCAGGTATTTCCAGACTCGATCGCGCCGAGGTTAGATACTTTGCTGCCTATCGAGCATTTACGTCGCTGTCGGCTCTGGCATTGCAGAGTGCGCCTGCTCGAATTGGGAACGATCGCAACAACACTCTGATCGGCAGCAGCGCAAACGGCATTCTGGACGGTGGTAAGGGGCATGATGAGCTGTCGGGAATGGGCGGCAACGATGCTCTGTGCGGCGGCGCGGGCAATGACACCCTCTGGGGCGGTCGGGGAAACGATACCCTCTGGGGCGGCAAGGGCAAGGACACCTACTATGGGGGTGCGGGGCGCGATACGTTTGTGCTGGATTTTGAAAAGGGGGTGGACGTGATTAAGGACTTTCGGGCTGGTGTGGATAAGATTGGCTTGTCGAGCGGCATGATGTATGAACTGCTAGATATTAAAAGAGAAGGTAAGCACTCTGGGATCTATGTGGGTCAGCAAAAACTGGGGGTCGTCGAAAATACGCGCCCCAGAGAGCTGAAAGCAGACAGCTTTGTACACATGAGCTTTGCTACAGTTCAAGATATTCTCACGCCCTACGTAACGGGTTGA
- a CDS encoding calcium-binding protein, translated as MKTQSRALRALTTELLVAEDLEATAESILGTLEQAQLIQPARGRTFSGTSKTDIYLGGSQGNVVDTKGGNDIVLGKGGNDSVLLRQGNDLAFGGDGNDTISGGGGRDTIFGGVGDDLLDGGAGDDWLNGGLGSDTLLGKGGNDTLVGGDGVDTMTGGLGRDRFLYLGNPFATPDPDIITDYEIGTDQFALKGRDLGMTTLAFQKGNAAEITADGNALVLLDAFDSAGDAAKAIAANGNITTKEGVFVYHNLTQGISRLVYSKDLAGGGDFTVLANLTNQAGQTGITNLAAFSASDFSLI; from the coding sequence ATGAAGACTCAATCTCGCGCATTGCGTGCGCTCACGACCGAGCTTCTGGTCGCCGAAGACCTCGAAGCAACCGCAGAAAGCATTCTGGGCACGCTGGAACAGGCACAGCTGATCCAGCCCGCTCGCGGCAGAACCTTTAGCGGCACCAGCAAAACCGACATTTACCTGGGCGGCAGCCAGGGCAACGTGGTGGATACAAAAGGCGGCAACGACATCGTGCTGGGCAAGGGCGGCAACGACAGCGTGTTGCTGAGGCAGGGAAACGACCTCGCCTTTGGGGGCGACGGCAACGACACGATCTCAGGTGGGGGCGGCCGCGACACGATCTTCGGCGGCGTGGGCGATGACCTGCTAGACGGCGGCGCAGGCGACGACTGGCTGAACGGCGGACTCGGCAGCGACACGCTCCTGGGCAAAGGCGGCAACGATACGCTGGTAGGCGGTGACGGCGTAGACACCATGACGGGCGGACTGGGGCGCGATCGCTTCTTGTATCTGGGCAATCCCTTCGCCACGCCTGACCCCGACATCATCACCGACTACGAAATCGGGACTGATCAGTTTGCGCTGAAGGGGCGCGATCTGGGCATGACCACCCTCGCGTTTCAGAAGGGCAACGCCGCAGAAATCACCGCCGATGGCAATGCGCTGGTGCTGCTGGATGCGTTCGACAGCGCTGGCGATGCGGCAAAGGCGATCGCCGCCAACGGCAACATCACCACCAAAGAGGGTGTGTTTGTTTACCACAACCTGACGCAGGGCATCAGCCGTCTGGTGTATTCCAAAGACCTGGCGGGGGGCGGCGACTTCACTGTGCTGGCCAACCTCACCAACCAGGCAGGGCAGACGGGCATCACCAATCTGGCGGCATTTTCGGCCAGCGATTTCAGCCTGATCTAA
- a CDS encoding TIGR00730 family Rossman fold protein yields MKRVCVYCGSNFGDRPSYLAAAQLLGKELAVRGIELVYGGGNVGLMGAIADAVLAAGGHVIGVIPQALVDKEVAHQGLPDLRVVQSMHDRKSLMAELSDAFIALPGGLGTLEEFCEIATWTQLGFHRKACGLLNVDGFYDGLLEFLNHATAEKFIRPEHRTIVLADNEPGALLTKLETYELPNVQKWIGRDQQ; encoded by the coding sequence ATGAAGCGAGTGTGTGTCTACTGCGGCTCTAACTTTGGCGATCGCCCCAGCTATCTGGCGGCTGCACAGTTGCTCGGAAAAGAGCTGGCGGTGCGCGGCATTGAGCTGGTGTATGGCGGCGGCAATGTGGGGCTGATGGGGGCGATCGCCGATGCGGTGCTGGCGGCAGGCGGGCACGTCATCGGCGTGATTCCCCAGGCGCTGGTCGATAAGGAAGTGGCGCATCAGGGGCTGCCCGATCTCCGCGTTGTGCAGTCTATGCACGACCGCAAATCCCTGATGGCAGAGCTGTCGGATGCGTTCATTGCCCTGCCCGGTGGTCTGGGCACGCTGGAGGAATTCTGCGAGATCGCCACCTGGACACAGCTCGGCTTTCACCGAAAGGCGTGCGGTTTGCTGAATGTGGACGGTTTTTATGATGGGCTGCTGGAATTTTTGAACCATGCCACAGCCGAAAAGTTTATCCGTCCTGAACATCGAACGATTGTGCTGGCAGATAACGAGCCTGGCGCGCTGCTCACCAAGCTAGAAACCTACGAGTTGCCCAACGTGCAGAAGTGGATTGGTCGCGACCAACAGTAG